The segment CTCAAAGAAGGTGGGGTGCTTGGTTTCGGGGTAGATGCCGATCTTGCGTCCGGTTTCGGCCTCAACCTCCTGCACCAGGTCAATCACTTCTGCCAAGGTGGGCACTTTCAGGCCATCGCTGTTGAACTCGGTACCCCGAATGGCCGGAATCCGCTCGATCGCATTGAGCTGCTTGACCTCAGCCAGGGTAAAGTCTTCGGCATACCAGCCGCCCACCGGGCGACCGTCCAGATTTTTGACAGTGAGGCGATCGGCAAACTCGGGCCGCAGGTAGACGTCGGTGCTGGTGTCGGTGCTGTTGATCACCGGGTTGCCGCTGGCGTCACGCTGAATAGTGCCGTCGGGGTTCAGCGCCACCACGGCGAGCAGCGGCTCGTGGCGAGCGATCAGCACGCCGTCTTTGGTCACCACCAGGTCGGGTTCAATGAAGTCTGCCCCCTGGGCGATCGCCAGCTTGTAGGCCTCCAGGGTGTGCTCGGGCCGCTCGCCGGAGGCTCCCCGGTGGCCAATCACGATGGGGGCAGCGCCAGTCAGCGTGTCAAACTCGGTGGTGGCCAGCACCTCGGGGTTTTGGGGCGATCGCACTGTGTCGCTGGTAATTTGATCGCGCACCAGATCCCCCGTGCCGGGGAAGTCGGTGAAATAGCCATCCACCCCCAGCTCAATGAACTGCTCATATTCTTTGGCCGGGTTGCCCTGGTAGTCAGCCGCCAGGAAGCGCCCCTCACTGCGGAAGGTGTAGGCATGGACAAACAGCCCGGCGGCGTGGGCATCGGGAATTAGAGTCGAGGGCGCTGTGGTCGTCTTGTCGGCGTCGTTGACCACCCCATCGCCATTGATGTCATCAGCATTGCCGTCGCCGTCCGCATCCACCCCGGCGACGGAGACAATCATCCGCTTCCAGGGGCCGATGCCGTCGGCGTAGGTGGCGATTTCGGCCAGGCCCGCCGCCGTTTGCAGGTCGCCGTAGGTGCGGCTGTCGCCTGCCACCGCAAAGTCGTAGGGCCGCGCATTCACATCCTGGTAGATCAGGGAGCCATCCAGCGCCACATCGTAGGCATCGAGCAGCTGCACCAGGGGAAGGTTGGTCTTGGTGTTTAGCTCCTTCAAGTTGGCGACCTCAAAGGATTGAATAAACACCCGGCTGGGGTCGGTAAAGCCCGTCGCCGCCAGGGTCGCCAGCAGGGGCTCCTCCAGCGACAGCCCCAGGTCGTCGTGGTAGGTGGGGTGCTTGGTTTCAGGGTAGATGCCAATCTTTTTGCCGGTGTCGGCCTCCACCTGCTGGATCAGGGCAATCACCTCTTCGAAGGTGGGAATTTGAAATACGCCGTCAAACGCGTCGGTGCGGTAGCCCTGGGGCATGATCGCCCGCAGGGTTTTGATTTCTGCCAGGGTGAAGTCGGAGGCGAAAAATTCGTTTTCGTAGGTGACGCCATCGATCACGCCCGTGCGCTTGCGGTCGGCAAACTCTGGCCGGCTGGCAACATCGGTGGTGCCTGCCAAAATTGGCTCGTGGCGAGCGATCAGCACGCCGTCTTTGGTGGCCACCAGGTCGGGCTCAATAAAGTCGGCCCCGCGGGCGATCGCCAGACTGTAGGCTTCAAGGGTGTGCTCAGGCAGCTCACCGCTGGCCCCCCGGTGGCCGATTACCAGCGGGGCTTGACTGTCGAGCGTGTTGAGGCTCCTGAGGTTGGGGGTTGCGATCGGTGCTTCTAGCAGCCTGCCGCTGGCATCAAAGTGCAGAATGTAGGGGCCAAATTCGTCGCCCACCCAAATGTCGCCCTTGCCGTCGATAACAAACGATTCCACATCGAAGTCAGCGCCGGTCAGCAGGCGCTCGGTGGTGTCTTGGTTAACAATGGCAAAGGGAATCAGGCCGTTGGGGTCGCTGAGCTGCACAAAGCCCTGAACTGCAACGCTGGCGTCGCCGCCCTCAGCACCGACAAAGCTGGGGTCAACCTGATACAGCCGCAGCAGATAGTCGGCGCTGTTGGTCTTGGCCCCAAAGCCGTTGTCAGAGAGAAACCAGAAGGTTGCGCCGTCGCCACCGGGGACAAACTGAACCCCGCTAAACCCCTGGATCGGTTGACCATCGAAGGGGCCAGTGCGACCATTGCCTGTGACTGGTTGGCCGGTGCCGTCGTTGCCGCCTGCGGCAGGGCCTGCGGCAAAGGTATCGGCGGGCAGTGAGGCAAAGCCGGTTAGCTTTACCCCCTGAGTTGTATCAAAAACCATCGCGCAAGGCTCTCCTCAAGTACTCGTTTTAATCTGTTTAAGGAGGCGTCAAAAACCTCTGCCAAGCTTTTTGCCCAGCAAATTATTTTCTACCCCAATTGCCAGAAAAGATGCTCTCACAAAAGCTTGAGGGCAAGATTAAATATGGGCGACTTTATGGTTAACTTTGTTTCCCCTGTGCATTAAGAGGTTGTTTACCTCAAATCTGACCTGAGAAAACCCCATGCAAAACAAAAAACAATTGGGACATTGTTCTGCGATCGCTCTACAAGACATCGGTTTCAATAGATAGAAAAATTGGGCCAGAAGAGGCGATCGCATTCCTCCCCGTACGCCGTTAAATTCAACCTGAAAATCGGCAGGTTTCCGCGGGTTTGCCCTGGGAGAATCTCGGTAGCCCCGGGGGTTCGCAGCTCGGTCGATCTGCACCGTCACGCCAGCATTCTGAAAGCAGCGAGACGGCAAAGTCAGCGGTTTCAGGTGCCGGACTCGGGGGCGTCGGATCGACTGCTGGGGCTGATATAGTAGCGGTTGCGCCCGGCTAGCTTTGCCTGATACAGCGCGGCGTCGGCGGCGGACAGAAGTTCAGCAGGTAGGCTCTGGGCCTCGGGTGTGCAGCAGGCAATGCCAAAGCTAAAGGTGATGTGATCGGCAACCAAGGAAAACTCGTGGGGCAACCGGGCCTGGGCGAGGTCGTGCTGCATGCGCTCGACGACTACCATCACCCCGGCGATCGCGGTCTGGGGCAGCAGCACCACAAACTCTTCACCCCCGTAGCGAGCCAGCAAGTCCCCAGGGCGTTGGACATTGGCCCTCAAAATCTGCGCCACCTGCTGTAGACACAGATCCCCAGCCGGGTGGCCGTAGTGGTCGTTGTAGGGTTTAAAGTAATCGACATCGCCCATGATCAGCGCCAGACCGGTGCCCTCCCGCTGCGCCCGCGCCCACTCCTGGGCCAGCACCTGGTCAAAATGGCGACGGTTGGCCACCTGGGTCAGGGCGTCGGTGGTGGCCATGCGGTTGAGGTCTTCATTGACCTGCTGAAGCTGCTGGGTCAGTCCCTGGAGTCTAATCTCCACCTGCATCTGGGCATCGATATCTTGAAACGCCCCGTAGAGGCGCACGCAGGTGCCCTCCACAAACTCTGCCTTACCCAGGGAGCGCACCCAGCGCAGATTGCCCTTGGCCGTAACGATTTGCAGCTTTTCATCCCAGGGTTGCCCGTTTTGGCGCGCTTGCTCCAGGGCGGTGAGAATGCGCTGGCGGTCAACCCCTTCGGGGTAAAAGTTGAGGGCGGTTTCTAAGGTAGGCTCAAAGTCCGCCTCAGCCTCATGGATCTCCCGCGTGGTCGGCGTCCAGTGAACCACGCCCTGGCGCAGATCGACCTCCCACCCCCCCACCCGAGCCACGGTATTGGTCTGCTCAAGAAAGTTCTGGGTGCGCTGCAACTCCTGTTCTATGTGCTTTCGCTGGGTGATGTCTCGCCCCTCGGGAATCAGCAGCACCACCTGGCCCTGGTCGTTAAACACAGGCCGCAGCGAAAAGTCAACGGTGATCACCTGCTGGTCGGCCCCCTGCACCTGCACCTCGTAGCGGATGAACTCTCCCTGGCTGGCCGCTGCGATCGCCCGCTTGAGCTGGGCCTGGGTTTCAGCCGAAATGTTCCACCAGCCCGTCTCCCAGAACAGGCGACCCACCACGTCTTCGCGCTCAAAGCCGCCGAAGGCCAGAGCCGTCTGGTTGGCCTCTAGCAGCGTGCCGTCGGGGGCGAGCAGACCAATAAACTGATACATCTGGTCGAAGATCGCCTGAAAGCGCTGCTGACTTTCCCGCAGCGCCAGCTCGGCAATCACTCGATCGGTCACGTCCCGCACCATCACTAGGGTGTCGTTGTCTTCCAGGGGCACAATTCGCGCCTCTTCGTAGTAGCGTTGGCCAGCCACGGTAATGGTGTATTCATCAATCTGGCGTTCGCCCGTCTCCAGAGCCCGGTGAATCATGCGCAGCCGCCGATCGGCTAGATCCTGGGGCAGCATTTCGTAGATTGACTGGGGGCGATGGCGGTCGATGGTGCCGTAGAGGGTGAGCTCGCCGCCAGAAATAAACTCGTAGCGCACTCCCTGTCGATCAATGCGCATCAGCAGGTCGGGAATAGCCTCCAGCATGGCCCGCTTGGTGGCCTCACTGTGCTGCAAATCCAGCTCAATCTGCTTGCGTTCGGTAATGTCCTGGATATAGCCCAAGAACTTGGTCACCGTGCCATTGGGGGCGTAAATAATGCGGGTGAACTCTGCTATCCAGCGATAGTCACCCTGGGCGTGGCGTAGCCGATACTCCGTGGCGAGGCAGGGGGCCTGGGCTGCCACAGCGGTTTGTACCTCCGCCTGCATCGCGCTGACATCCTCCGGGTGAATCAGCGAGGTAAAGGCCACCCGGCCCCCCATTAGATCCTGCGGGTCGTATCCCAGCTGCGCCTGCACGTTGGGGGAGACATACTCCACTGGCCAGTCATCGGCTGGCCCCCAGCGAATCACTACCGTGGGGCCACCTATGAACAGACTGCGCTCTTCCTCAAGGGCCTGCTCTACCCGCTTGCGCTCACTGATATCCTGCACCATGGCCAAATCTGAAATCGGCTGCCCATCCTCATCCCGCAAAATTGACAGCACGAGATTTGTCCACCGCACCCCGCCATCTTTGTGAAAGTAGCGCTTCTCCAGGGAGACAGACGTGGCCTCCCCAGCGTAGAGTTTAGCCAGGGCTGCCTCGGTCTCCCGGTACTCGTCGGGATGGGCAATGTCCTGGTAGCGCAGCTGCAAAAGTTCTGCTTCGCTGTAGCCCAGCATGTCGCAGTAGGCCTGGTTGACCTGCAAAAACTGACCGTCTAAAGCCGCCTGATTGATGCCAATGGCCGCCTGCTGAAAAATCGCCCGCAGGCGACTTTCACTCAGGCGCAGAGCCGCCTCCAGCTGTTTCTGGCCGGTTATATCGGTGGCAATGCCGTCGAGCCGCACCGGCTGGCCCGCCGAGTCGTAGGTCACCCGAGAGCGATCGCGCACCCAGCGCAGGGTGCCGTCGGCATGGGCAATCCGGTACTCCAAATCAAAGCAGGATTGTGACTCTAGCTGACTGAGTAACTGGTCTATTTTGGGCTGATCCGCCGGGTGTATCAGCCTTCGCCACAGGTTGGGGTCAGTCAAAAAATCCTGCTCAGTGTAGCCGTAGAGGGTTTCAACCGCAGCATTGACGTACTGAGTGGTCATCGTTGATAGATCGATCGACCACACCACTCCATTGATGTTGCTGAGAATGCTGTGCAGCAGAGCGTGCTGGGCCTCTAGTTCTCCCCGAGCCGCCGCTAGCGCCTGATTGCGCTCATCCACCTGCTGGGCCAGCACCTGGTTGAGACGCTCCCTGAGCGCCTCTGCCTGCTTGCGTTCCGTCACATCCCGCAGAATAGACAGGTGCAGATGAGAACAGACGTTAGCCGTAGCGGAGTACTCGACGACGCGTTCGTCGCCAGTGCTCACCCTGAGCACGATTTCTCCCTGCATGCTGCCCTGGGCCAGAAAAGCCTGCCACTGGGCGGTCAGATCTACCCCAGGAGGCACCACACAAAAGTCGGCAATAGTGCGGCCAATCACCTGCTCTGGCCCACAGCGTAACAGTTTGCAAGCGGCGGGGTTGATCTCAACGTAGCGGCCCTGGTCGTCAGCGAGCAGCATAGCATCAAGGGCCATATTGAAGAGGCTGCGTCCCTGAAATTCTAACAGCATTCCATCGCCCCCCAAACCGGATTGAGGGCAGGTACCAAGGTGCGTAGATAACCCATCAGGTATTGAAGGCACGGTGCAGCTGGCACAAAACAGCAAGGAAACTCAGCACCCCAGCGCAGAGAGCTAGCTTCTGACCAGTTTATTTTTCCCAGTTTTGAGCTATCAATTGGGGTTGGTTACATAGCGCTGGCCAGCGAACCTAGAACCTGGGTGACCGGCTCGCTGCTAAACCTGGGCTGACTCGCTGGCCGGCGTTGCTGCAGGCGACCGTCAAGCCTGGCCAAACTGCTGGGACGGGTGCGGTTGCAGCGGTTGATCTAGGTTGATTTAGTCAGGCCCCGTTGACAGACGGCCCCTCCGGTAGAAGCATCGCAATAGGCGGGCAAAACCCGCCCAGCCAAACCGCCTCCGTCAGCAATGCCGACGGAGGCGGTTTCAAGCAATCATTCAAGCAGTCAGTTGTGTAGCCTAGCTGGCAGCGGCACCGCTGCGGCTATAGGTGGCCCAGAAGCTGGGATG is part of the Nodosilinea sp. PGN35 genome and harbors:
- a CDS encoding glycerophosphodiester phosphodiesterase family protein; its protein translation is MVFDTTQGVKLTGFASLPADTFAAGPAAGGNDGTGQPVTGNGRTGPFDGQPIQGFSGVQFVPGGDGATFWFLSDNGFGAKTNSADYLLRLYQVDPSFVGAEGGDASVAVQGFVQLSDPNGLIPFAIVNQDTTERLLTGADFDVESFVIDGKGDIWVGDEFGPYILHFDASGRLLEAPIATPNLRSLNTLDSQAPLVIGHRGASGELPEHTLEAYSLAIARGADFIEPDLVATKDGVLIARHEPILAGTTDVASRPEFADRKRTGVIDGVTYENEFFASDFTLAEIKTLRAIMPQGYRTDAFDGVFQIPTFEEVIALIQQVEADTGKKIGIYPETKHPTYHDDLGLSLEEPLLATLAATGFTDPSRVFIQSFEVANLKELNTKTNLPLVQLLDAYDVALDGSLIYQDVNARPYDFAVAGDSRTYGDLQTAAGLAEIATYADGIGPWKRMIVSVAGVDADGDGNADDINGDGVVNDADKTTTAPSTLIPDAHAAGLFVHAYTFRSEGRFLAADYQGNPAKEYEQFIELGVDGYFTDFPGTGDLVRDQITSDTVRSPQNPEVLATTEFDTLTGAAPIVIGHRGASGERPEHTLEAYKLAIAQGADFIEPDLVVTKDGVLIARHEPLLAVVALNPDGTIQRDASGNPVINSTDTSTDVYLRPEFADRLTVKNLDGRPVGGWYAEDFTLAEVKQLNAIERIPAIRGTEFNSDGLKVPTLAEVIDLVQEVEAETGRKIGIYPETKHPTFFEQQGFNTSQILVDTLVAEGFTDPSRVYIQSFEVSNLKSLNDTLMPAAGIDIPLVQLFGGSGQPYDFVVAGDPRTYTDLSTPTGLAEIAGYAAGIGPNKQRIVPLSTVDADGNGQPDDLNGDGVISDGDRVTGTPTTLIQDAHAAGLLVHLYTLRNESFFLPDSYAGDPLNEYKQFIELGVDGFFTDFPGTGFTARSTFIAEPAVANLGTSRGFEGMAFSPDRATLYPMLEGTVVGDPAGSLRIYEFDVASAAFEGLVGLYQMESVTHAIGDFTPINASEFLVIERDNNQGQAAEFKKIFKVDFSQIDVQGFVSKTEVVDLLHISDPADLNGDGLTTFAFPFVTIENLLVLDANTLLVANDNNYPFSIGRGSDIDNNEIIQLQLETPLALDPRLGVAGLAGSAVGELVDLTGFDGDVAVNATLTREAAYDNILKFYETDARGAVDGLLPGEAGYEAAVAASLLETDGFTLDNLSVVNQSIVLAGGTYYAPALLVQGDPENLVTIDDAALGQSRIERRGNVWGFEDLTDFDFNDLVVTINSAEPVAA
- a CDS encoding PAS domain S-box protein, whose translation is MLLEFQGRSLFNMALDAMLLADDQGRYVEINPAACKLLRCGPEQVIGRTIADFCVVPPGVDLTAQWQAFLAQGSMQGEIVLRVSTGDERVVEYSATANVCSHLHLSILRDVTERKQAEALRERLNQVLAQQVDERNQALAAARGELEAQHALLHSILSNINGVVWSIDLSTMTTQYVNAAVETLYGYTEQDFLTDPNLWRRLIHPADQPKIDQLLSQLESQSCFDLEYRIAHADGTLRWVRDRSRVTYDSAGQPVRLDGIATDITGQKQLEAALRLSESRLRAIFQQAAIGINQAALDGQFLQVNQAYCDMLGYSEAELLQLRYQDIAHPDEYRETEAALAKLYAGEATSVSLEKRYFHKDGGVRWTNLVLSILRDEDGQPISDLAMVQDISERKRVEQALEEERSLFIGGPTVVIRWGPADDWPVEYVSPNVQAQLGYDPQDLMGGRVAFTSLIHPEDVSAMQAEVQTAVAAQAPCLATEYRLRHAQGDYRWIAEFTRIIYAPNGTVTKFLGYIQDITERKQIELDLQHSEATKRAMLEAIPDLLMRIDRQGVRYEFISGGELTLYGTIDRHRPQSIYEMLPQDLADRRLRMIHRALETGERQIDEYTITVAGQRYYEEARIVPLEDNDTLVMVRDVTDRVIAELALRESQQRFQAIFDQMYQFIGLLAPDGTLLEANQTALAFGGFEREDVVGRLFWETGWWNISAETQAQLKRAIAAASQGEFIRYEVQVQGADQQVITVDFSLRPVFNDQGQVVLLIPEGRDITQRKHIEQELQRTQNFLEQTNTVARVGGWEVDLRQGVVHWTPTTREIHEAEADFEPTLETALNFYPEGVDRQRILTALEQARQNGQPWDEKLQIVTAKGNLRWVRSLGKAEFVEGTCVRLYGAFQDIDAQMQVEIRLQGLTQQLQQVNEDLNRMATTDALTQVANRRHFDQVLAQEWARAQREGTGLALIMGDVDYFKPYNDHYGHPAGDLCLQQVAQILRANVQRPGDLLARYGGEEFVVLLPQTAIAGVMVVVERMQHDLAQARLPHEFSLVADHITFSFGIACCTPEAQSLPAELLSAADAALYQAKLAGRNRYYISPSSRSDAPESGT